The sequence TTGCCAATGCATGCTTTCTGATTGTAGAGGAATTCTAGATGCTGAACAGAtggttctatttttttttccaattgtttctCAGGGTGTCTTGCTTGGTCTGTCCAATACTGCCGGAGTGCTAGCCGGTGTCTTTGGAACGGCATCGACTGGCTACATCTTGCAACATGGTTAGTGCTCATCTACTGCAATTCTTAGTTGATAGTAAGCCAATTACTGAACTACATGGTGAACTAACTGAAGTTTGAATCCACTTTTATTCTTCTGTAgcataaaaattgaattaaccTGGTTTAGATTTGTGACACGATTTTCATGCATTGCCTTACATAGGACAATCACATTTTATTTGTATACATGCACATCAGAGCATAGCACTCATTAGAATATAAATTCTGTTGACTAGCCAAAAACTTGTAGCTGCTTGTAGAAATTTTTGATTCAAATTGtcctagctagctagctattttcattttcaggcATAAGTGGAGATCGAATTGTCCTCATTTGTTTGGCTTTGTGGGCATCACATCAAGCTGTAATTTTTAAGCAAACAAGCTGATTCTGATATTCCTCTCTTTCCACATTGACATTTCTCAGGTTCTTGGGATGACGTATTCAAGGTCTCAGTAGGCCTTTATCTGTTTGGAACTGTTGTCTGGAATCTTTTCTCCACCGGTGAGAAGATCATAGATTAATCCATGTATGACTTGATCCTTACTAATTGTCCGGCAGCACTTCAATCCTGAAATAATATAGAAGAGAGGTACTTTAAAGGAGAGAAGTAGCAGAATGCCAAGAAATTCAATTTGGAAGGAAAGCAGTATCATATTGCTGAGATTCTTGGACTTGAAGAATTGTTCAAAGATTTTGACATGGGGCTCAAAAGTGGGAGAGTAAAGGCTATTGCTTATTGATTCCCGGCAGAATTTGAAGTTTGATAAATTGGTTTCATTTTCATACCATTTTCATGAATGATGATAGTACCTAGCAAAAATGACCACAACACAGCCCCTCTGTAAATGTTATATCAAAATACTAAGACTTCAAATTTGTGGTTATGAAGCAATATGTTGTATGTATATGCATTTCCCATTAACTTACATTTTCTGACAGCCAAGGCTTCATTCTTCTACATTGGATTGAATTTAATCATCATCATACGAGTTGCACAATTGCATCACAAATTGACCTTGTAAATTTGTAGTCCGCCTACATCGTCCATATCAAAATGCGCAACTTTAATATTTCACAACGTTATTAATCATATCTCTCACAAAAATGAGATCCATGTAGGAATTACTTGTGTAAACAAGTCTCACCTCTATAATACGTATTTCAAAATCCGCCTAATGGTCAGAGCAGTGTGATACAAATAGTTCTATTCTATTAAGATAAATGTAAATAAGAACATAAGCGCCCAAAAAATATGAAGGGAAGATGAAAATGTGATAGTAattaaacttgaaattaattaagcatTCTAATCACACCAACTATAAGGATTAAAAGAGTAtacatttaaattttattgataagTATAAGAAAAACCCATATCAACTGATATGGAATATAATTAACAACACAAAGACatcaaattttccaacttaGATGAGCAACCATACTCATATTCAACCCACTAAACCCAGACCCACTTACCCTACCCAACAGACCAACAACAAAGTCATATAATAacatatacattttttttgaaattaaaaacaaattaaatgacTTCAATTTGTATCCCACACAGATGGCACAGTTTTGATCTTCTCCTTTTCTCAAACCCGAAAATACCCCTCCCCTATGCTGAGGTGGCGGCGACCAGACCTGGCCCACCACCAAGCTGACGTGGATGCAAATACACCTGAAGCCCGTTCTTCATGAAGAGCGTGAGAGACATCTTCTGCTGGGCGCGGAAACCGGGAACCGGAGACAGGCGGTAACGCAACAGCACGGCCGAAGCTACCGACTTCATCTGCAGGTAAGCCAAGTCCTTCCCCAAACAAGTCCTCGGTCCAGCATTGAACGCCACGAACTTGTAACCGTCCTTGGGCGGTTCGAACCGGTTCCCGTCAGCCGAAATCCACCGCTCCGGTTTAAACTCCATACAGTCCTCCCCCCATATACACTTCATCCTCCCCACCGAGTAGATCGAATACGTCACCGTCGAACCGGCAGGCACAAAAGTCCCGTCCGGCAAAACGTCGTCGTTCACAACGTACTTAAAGTCCTCCGGTACGGAAGGGTACAATCGTAAAGTCTCAGCCAGGGCGGCCTTCAAATAAACCAATTTATCGGCCTCGTCGAACACCAGGGGCTCTTCGAGCCAGAGGCGCTGATCGTCGCCACGTGTCGATTTCAGGACCGTCGAGATCTCGCCGACGATCTTGGCCTCGATTTGGGGATTGTTCATGACGAGGTAGAAGAACCAGCTGAGCGCGACGGACGACGTGTCGCGGCCAGCGAGGACGAAGTTGAGGGCGATGCGCTGGAGGACGGCGCTCGGGAAGTGGTTCCCGTCGACGTCGCGCTTGTTCATGAAGCGGGATATCAGGTCGTCGGACGGCGTCGCTTTGCGCGCTACGATGGCTTCGTTCATGTAGTTCTCGACGACACGGAGGCTCTTCTCTAGCTGCCGCTCGGCTCCGAGGCCGAAGGTCTTCTGCAGTCGCCAGAGGAAAGAGGGATAGAGAAGGCGTTGGAGAGTGCCTTCGGTGGCGTTGTCGAATGCCTTGGCAAACGGGTTATCGGGTAATTCCGGTGACAGCGTTTCCGGGTCTTTGCCTgttgaaaaaatattaattcagatatatatatatatttttttgggggttggaaaattataaataataatgttAAGTTTATCATTctcatttattaaaaaaagagtttatcaaactttttattttgaatagtCGATATTGTAGGAGAGAAGTTtagaacaaagaaagagatttattaattttttatttatttatacaatcGATATTGAGGAAGTGAGAATTCAAATAAAGAATATATCGCCTCTAAACAAATAATCACAAggatgaattaaaaaataaatatctaAACATTAGTGAAGATTTAGGtaaacaagaaggaaaaaaaagtgtaatttaaaatcttttttttttatataaaaaacatGATATGGGTGAGCTACTCAATTTTGATTTCGAACATTACCGAATGTGAGGCCGCAAATGTTGTCGAACGTCAACCGAAGCAAAAGGTCCTGTAAGTCCACCGCGATGTGATCTTTGGCCGCCTTATCCAAAATGCACCACAGCCGGTTCCTGATGGTCCGGTTCACCCACCGAGCCATGGCCTGCCTCAGCGTCCGAGTTGTGAACTCCAACGCTGCCGTTTTCCTCTGTATCAGCCACGTCTCTCCGTCGCTATTGAATATCCCTTCCCCCAAAAGATCATGAAAAGCGGCCTGCCACGTTGGCCCTTTGGGGTAATTATCGAACCGGGTTCGGAGTATGTGCTCGATGTTTTTTGGGTTACATGTCACGGTGAACAACCCTTGCTTGCGAGCCAAGAAAGGAAGAGCGAGTGTACATGTTTGGTACGTGGAGGAACCGCCCGTGGCACGGAGGTTACTTGTGATCCAGTCATGGATTGAATTCCGGTTCATAAAAAGAACCGGAAGGCTGCCCACGAATGGCCAAACGGTCGGACCTGTGAGTTTCCGAGCCAAGAGGTAGAACCAGAAGAGATACAAAAATGTAGCACCAAATAGGGTAAAGAGAATAGGTAGGGTTTCCATGAGAGCAAGCTGGGGAGTTGGTCTTGTGGTatagagagatagagagagagagagagagagagagagagaagagagagatagagagagaatattagtttaattagagagagaggtgtTGGGTGGCGGTATATAAAGGGTGAGATGAGGAGAAAGTTTTGTAGGAGGAGTTGTTGGGAATTTTGGGTCATCATGCATGCAAGTCGCCACCAAGTTGATAGGAAATTGACTCTACGTGGAAGTATGTACACGAAAACCTTTACATGggttttatattatttctagTCGACTGAGTAGGTATGCATGGAAGATATTTCCTTATGGGGAGTGATTAATTAACCAAAactaccaaaaaaagagaggtgGGGCTTGAACCTTTTAACCCTCTTAATTTTACTTTGGTAAGAAACTGTCACGTCCTTCGACATGTTAACGTACGCTGCCTTCATTATCCTTCATTTTTGAATCCTTGGACGTCGTTGGCATACAATGGTTAATTTACTTAATTTAGAAAGATGAGGTTTTTTGCCACATGAAAGTGGGCTTAGGATGGAGAAAAATTTTCATGAAATGGCAATAGTACTATATTGCTCTCTCCAACTAATAATGCTACGGGTGACATATCATTATTGATCGAAGATAGCAACTAAGTTTTTCTCTCTAGCATGAGTTGcatttttaaatgtttgaGAGTTGATAAACGAGTTATATGAAAAGAGTTGAGATCTAATCTGAACCGAATCCAAGCATCCAGATGTCaatgtttatattatttgaaactaatatatatatatatatatatatatataatgtactTCAAGCCCCTACTCTACTTTATTGAATGAAATGGATTACAGTTatatatgaacaaaattttataggaaatgcaatcttttaattttaaaattaaagaaattattCATGTGATAATAGAgataaacacatatataattgatAGAGAACACGCAATATATACTATATAGGAGAAGaagtgttttgttttgatgatGATCCATCCACCGTCCACATACAATGTACTgatgaaaagtgaaaaaaaaacttcaggATCGAGCAAAACAAGTAAGGTGCATTTTCCATGGTTGTTGGGAACAAATTAAGCACTCAAAGCAGTTTCTTAaatgtatgtatatgtatatcaaAGAGGGCAAGCAAGGAGCTGaacttaatttctttattaagaaaataggAAGCTCAAGCCATGCATGCAGGCCTTGAGGGTAGGTGGAGATGGTTGACCCGATATGAGAAAATgggtttaatttttcaaaaccTGGAAAAAAGAGTGATTTATAAGTGTGAATCAAACGAGCGGATGAGACCTTAGAGAGACAAAAACTGAGCTGAACCGTCTCTCTTTGAACCACAAGTTCTGAGACAAGAGAGAAAACTTTGTCTAGAAGAAATGGAGGACAACTTTGTCATCATGCACCTTTTCCCCTTTCTTAAGGCCATGGGTCGATACCAACCCATTGAATAGTACTTGTCCAAATCTCACGTTTTCAGTTCAATTTGTGCAAAGTTTAGGAATTAATCGCTTAAACTTTTAGTCAAAGGCCAatgaccaatatatatatagtatggAACAAGATTGCTATATATACAAATTCATAGgttatatttgttttcaactttaaTAGTGTTTACCCTACACCCGAAGAAGTTTTGTGTTCGATTTCCTCCCCCAACCAATATACGCATTAGTTAGGATACTTACGGGAGTTGTGCACCTTGGAATTTACATTGTGGGCTTCTTTTGGAGCTAGCTCTCTATAGTTTAGTTTGTTAACATTAAAAGACTAATTTAGATCCAATAAAATCCATCTCCACTTGGCCCGTCTTTTAGCCTCCCCTAAGTGCACCGGTTATGGTGCTGCCACGTGTCTCATCCACATCCATGTCCACTGACGATGAGCCCTCATCTTACAAAATAGCCATTTTTCCTCGTGTAACAAAAAAGTTGGAAGGAATGAGGATAAGACACTTGTGGAGAGCTTGTGCTGCAAACACTCCCATTAAAATCTAGAATAGATCACCATGCAAGAACCATCCAATGGTTCACATTCACTTTAACAACAACTAGGAGGATATATTATCCCATCCTCCTCTTATTCACTCCAACTATTACAAACATCATACTCTTTTCCTCTGGTGCTAGATTCTGCAGCCAATAAACTAAAATGGCCTCCCTCACAATGGTTTTTGCTCCGGTGGCAACCGGTAGAGCAAGTAGCCGGGTGTACGCGGCAACCGCGGCCAAGGGAGGAAGCAAAGAGGAGAAGGGTCTGCTTGATTGGATTCTTGGCGGGCTAGCAAAGGAGGACCAGCTGCTTGAGACTGATCCAATCCTCAAGAAGGTTGAGGATAAGAATGGTGCCACTAATGGTGGCCGCAAGGGCACAGTGGAGATACCCCAGAAGAAGAAGGGCGGGTTTGGAGGCCTCTTTGTCAAGAAGGACTGATCAGATTCATGTGGATGATTAATTATCATAATCTGGCATTTCAGGCAGGATTCTGTGTCTATTTGCTTTCAGTACTCATTGATCATTATGGAACATTTAAGCTGTGTTAaattcttcatctctctcttcgcatctaagtttaatttcatttcaattcattttttatcagctggtatataatataaatgataTGTTCTGGAATAGTTTGTGGCCAGATGGGGTTCTGATTTGTTGAATTGAATATATAACCACGGCTCtgaacataaatatatattttaacaatGTAACAATCTTTTGAAACAGAGTAGAGTGCCGACAAATTGAGAATAGATTGGGAAAATAAAAGCATGAATGACAATGTTTGGAATAATTTAAGTTTGACATAGCGAAAAGCTCATATTGTGCCATTTTTATAAGCCAAGGTGCTAAATTGCCCTCTTAGCTCTTGAAATTTTAAGAACCAGTCATTCCACAAGGATAGCCTTGCATCCCAAACCAGAAAACTGGAGCAGAGTAGAAAATCAAAGTCTAACTTGAACCTTTTAGACCAGACTACTTACCAATCTACTTTACAAGCTCTTGAACTGATCCACACCGATGTCACCTCACCTCCGATGATTATTTTTGGGAGCTGATTTTCTCGCTCctcttttgtccacttacattCCCTTTGTTGAAAAT comes from Prunus dulcis chromosome 6, ALMONDv2, whole genome shotgun sequence and encodes:
- the LOC117632749 gene encoding cytochrome P450 86A1; the protein is METLPILFTLFGATFLYLFWFYLLARKLTGPTVWPFVGSLPVLFMNRNSIHDWITSNLRATGGSSTYQTCTLALPFLARKQGLFTVTCNPKNIEHILRTRFDNYPKGPTWQAAFHDLLGEGIFNSDGETWLIQRKTAALEFTTRTLRQAMARWVNRTIRNRLWCILDKAAKDHIAVDLQDLLLRLTFDNICGLTFGKDPETLSPELPDNPFAKAFDNATEGTLQRLLYPSFLWRLQKTFGLGAERQLEKSLRVVENYMNEAIVARKATPSDDLISRFMNKRDVDGNHFPSAVLQRIALNFVLAGRDTSSVALSWFFYLVMNNPQIEAKIVGEISTVLKSTRGDDQRLWLEEPLVFDEADKLVYLKAALAETLRLYPSVPEDFKYVVNDDVLPDGTFVPAGSTVTYSIYSVGRMKCIWGEDCMEFKPERWISADGNRFEPPKDGYKFVAFNAGPRTCLGKDLAYLQMKSVASAVLLRYRLSPVPGFRAQQKMSLTLFMKNGLQVYLHPRQLGGGPGLVAATSA
- the LOC117632092 gene encoding uncharacterized protein LOC117632092; translated protein: MASLTMVFAPVATGRASSRVYAATAAKGGSKEEKGLLDWILGGLAKEDQLLETDPILKKVEDKNGATNGGRKGTVEIPQKKKGGFGGLFVKKD